From one Liolophura sinensis isolate JHLJ2023 chromosome 10, CUHK_Ljap_v2, whole genome shotgun sequence genomic stretch:
- the LOC135476734 gene encoding phosphoenolpyruvate phosphomutase: MSQRGYASNAPSGKPKTTQLKEMLNSSELEFIMEAHNGLSARIVQEAGFKGIWGSGLSISAQMGVRDSNEASWTQVVDVMEFMSDVTDIPILLDADTGYGNFNNARRLVRKLEQRNVAGACLEDKLFPKTNSLHDGRAQPLADIDEFSLKIKACKDSQTDPDFCIVARVEAFIAGWGLEEALRRAEAYRNAGADAILMHSKRSDPKEIEEFMKAWNNQGPVVIVPTKYYTTPTQDFRDMGISMVIWANHNIRASIAAIQGTTAQIFKDQSLLNVEGKIATVKEIFRLQRDHELVEAEKKYLPETKS; encoded by the exons ATGTCACAAAGGGGTTACGCCAGCAATGCGCCTTCAGGGAAACCG AAAACGACACAGCTCAAAGAAATGTTGAATTCCTCCGAATTAGAGTTTATTATGGAAGCCCATAATGGCCTAAGTGCCCGGATTGTCCAGGAGGCAG GTTTCAAAGGTATCTGGGGGAGTGGCTTGTCGATCTCAGCTCAGATGGGTGTCAGGGACAGCAATGAAGCCTCGTGGACGCAAGTCGTTGACGTCATGGAGTTCATGAGTGACGTCACAGATATCCCCATTCTGCTAGATGCTGACACTGGATACGGAAACTTCAACAACGCCAGGCGGTTAGTCCGCAAACTGGAACAGCGGAATGTTGCCG GTGCGTGTTTAGAAGATAAACTGTTCCCCAAAACAAACTCCCTCCACGACGGTCGTGCACAGCCCTTAGCAGATATTGATGAATTTTCCTTGAAAATAAAG GCGTGCAAGGACTCGCAGACAGACCCTGACTTCTGTATCGTCGCTCGTGTGGAGGCCTTCATCGCTGGCTGGGGCCTAGAGGAAGCACTGAGGAGGGCTGAAGCTTACAGAAACGCTG GAGCTGACGCCATTTTAATGCATAGTAAAAGAAGTGATCCCAAAGAAATCGAAGAATTCATGAAGGCGTGGAATAACCAG GGACCAGTCGTCATTGTTCCCACGAAGTATTATACCACACCTACCCAGGACTTCCGGGACATGGGCATCTCCATGGTGATATGGGCCAATCACAACATCCGCGCCAGCATTGCCGCCATTCAAGGCACGACGGCGCAGATCTTCAAAGATCAGAGTTTGCTGAATGTGGAGGGAAAG ATTGCTACAGTAAAGGAGATCTTCCGTCTGCAGAGAGACCACGAGCTGGTAGAGGCCGAGAAAAAGTATCTACCGGAAACCAAATCTTAG